GCGATGCTCGACAGGCCGGCTCCGACGCGGATCGAGTCCGTCGTGAAGCAGTTGGCCTGGCTGCTCAGCGCACCGGCCTGGGCCTGCGCAATGGTCACATCGATGTTCGTCTGCTTCTGCGTGAACGCACCCACCGAGGCCGAGAACGACAGCGTCGGGGTGTACTCGCTCTGCGCCGAGCGGACGCCGGCCACGGCGACGCGCTGACGCGCCTGCACGGCGAGCAGCGTCGGATTCTGGCGGCGCGCCGTTTCCAGCAGGTCGCCCAGCTGGTAGCTCGGCGCGGTGATGGCCAACTCGGCCGTCAGCTCCACGCCCTCGGGCATCGGGACGCCAAGCTGCTGGAAGAGCCGCAGGCGCTCCACTTCCGCGGTGTTGCGGGCGCGGAGGGCCGCCACTTCCTGCTGGCCGAGCTGCACCTCGGCGCGCTTCACGTCCAGCGAGGTGCCGGCGCCCACGCCGGCGCGGGCCTGGGCCAGCTCCAGCTGCAGGCGCTGCTGCACCACCAGCGTGTCCTGAAGGTTCGCGCGGGCCTGCGTCTGCAGGGCCAGGAGGAACTGGGCGGTCACGCCCGAGCGCAGCGTGAACACCGCCGCCTCGACCTCGGCGTCGGCCGCGTCGAGCTGGGCATTGGCCCGCTTGATGTTATTGAAGGTGTTCCAGCTCAGCCGCGAGCTGGCCGAGAGGTTCCACGAGGACGAGAGGATGTCCGAGGTGGCACCGAAGGCGACACCGCCGAAGAACTGCGGGCGGCCTTCACGATAGCTGGCCCCGAAGCTGGCGTCGGCGCTGGGCAGCAGCGCGCCGTAGGCCGTGCGCGTGCCGGCGAGGGCGCGCGTGCGGCTGTTCACCGCCTGCTGGTAGACCGGGTTGTTCCGGCGGGCGATCTCGAGGGCTTCGTCGAGGGACAGCGACGTCCGCGTCGGGGTCTGCGCCGCGGCCGGCAGGGCCGCGCACAGGGCGATCAGGGCGTAGCGAGGGAATCGGAGCACCGTGTATACCATTGAAAGGATGT
This window of the Gemmatimonadaceae bacterium genome carries:
- a CDS encoding TolC family protein, whose protein sequence is MLRFPRYALIALCAALPAAAQTPTRTSLSLDEALEIARRNNPVYQQAVNSRTRALAGTRTAYGALLPSADASFGASYREGRPQFFGGVAFGATSDILSSSWNLSASSRLSWNTFNNIKRANAQLDAADAEVEAAVFTLRSGVTAQFLLALQTQARANLQDTLVVQQRLQLELAQARAGVGAGTSLDVKRAEVQLGQQEVAALRARNTAEVERLRLFQQLGVPMPEGVELTAELAITAPSYQLGDLLETARRQNPTLLAVQARQRVAVAGVRSAQSEYTPTLSFSASVGAFTQKQTNIDVTIAQAQAGALSSQANCFTTDSIRVGAGLSSIAAQCAGIVFTPAQEQAIRDQNNKFPFDFTRNPYNLSMGISLPLFDGLGRESRLQEANAARRDAEYSVRRQELQLTADVTSALVTLQAAHRAVELQERNAATAREALQLAEERYRVGANTFVDLTTARGEYERAETDRIDAVYEFHRAYAALENAVGRTLR